The proteins below are encoded in one region of Rhodothermus profundi:
- a CDS encoding DUF3276 family protein: MSYEQHTYQGAASDEYNAMRDQRAPQEGRHYREEVYSKRVPAGKRTYFFDVKPTRSGDDYFITITESKRIDDHRYEKHKIFLYKEDFGKFIAAIHEVVQHIREEYLPDYDFKDLPELPLAPRRSQDNEKAG; this comes from the coding sequence ATGAGCTACGAACAACACACTTACCAGGGAGCGGCTTCGGACGAATACAACGCCATGCGGGATCAACGTGCGCCGCAGGAGGGCCGGCATTATCGTGAAGAGGTGTATTCCAAGCGGGTGCCGGCCGGTAAGCGTACCTACTTTTTTGACGTGAAGCCCACGCGCTCCGGTGACGATTACTTTATCACCATTACCGAGAGCAAGCGCATCGACGATCACCGTTACGAGAAGCACAAAATCTTCCTGTACAAGGAGGATTTCGGCAAGTTCATCGCTGCCATTCACGAGGTGGTGCAGCATATTCGCGAGGAATATCTGCCAGATTACGACTTCAAAGATTTACCTGAACTGCCGCTGGCACCGCGGCGCTCCCAGGATAACGAGAAAGCCGGTTAA
- a CDS encoding purine-nucleoside phosphorylase, translated as MMAHSEVSLQAALDWLKPRLRETPEVALILGSGLGALAESVSAAIEVPVQEIPGYPTPTVSGHAGRLVFGRLEGCRVVVLQGRLHCYEGYPPQTVTLPVRLVHALGARSLIVTNAAGGLNPHFRPGMLMLIADHINAAFRNPLVGQLDDSCLHMRGAPDMAQPYDLSWLAIAEAVALRLGIPIRRGVYLWTLGPSYETKAEIRMYRRMGADAVGMSTVPEVLQARKLGMKVLGISTITNMAAGLHSGPLTHEEVLQVGLQVRNQLERLIRGILYQQSAKKF; from the coding sequence ATGATGGCGCATTCCGAAGTATCGCTGCAGGCGGCGCTGGACTGGCTGAAACCGCGGCTGCGGGAAACCCCTGAGGTCGCGCTGATTCTGGGATCCGGTCTGGGCGCGTTGGCTGAATCGGTAAGCGCGGCGATTGAGGTGCCGGTGCAGGAGATTCCGGGATATCCGACGCCAACCGTATCCGGACATGCGGGTCGACTGGTGTTTGGGCGACTGGAAGGATGCCGGGTCGTCGTGCTACAGGGCCGGTTGCATTGCTATGAGGGCTATCCTCCTCAGACAGTTACGCTGCCGGTTCGTCTGGTGCACGCGCTCGGCGCTCGATCTCTCATTGTGACCAACGCCGCCGGCGGGTTAAATCCACATTTTCGGCCCGGCATGCTCATGCTGATTGCTGATCATATCAATGCTGCTTTTCGCAATCCGCTGGTAGGCCAGCTTGATGACTCGTGTTTGCACATGCGTGGTGCGCCCGACATGGCCCAACCCTATGATCTATCCTGGCTTGCAATCGCCGAAGCGGTCGCCTTACGCCTGGGCATACCCATCCGGCGCGGTGTTTATCTGTGGACCTTAGGTCCGAGCTATGAGACAAAAGCAGAGATCCGCATGTATCGGCGGATGGGAGCCGATGCAGTAGGGATGAGTACGGTGCCCGAAGTGCTTCAGGCCCGCAAGCTTGGCATGAAGGTGCTGGGCATCTCTACAATCACCAACATGGCAGCCGGCCTGCATTCAGGTCCGCTTACGCATGAAGAAGTACTGCAGGTAGGACTGCAAGTGCGCAATCAACTGGAACGATTGATTCGAGGCATCTTGTATCAACAATCTGCAAAGAAATTTTAG